One part of the Saprospiraceae bacterium genome encodes these proteins:
- a CDS encoding imelysin, protein MKYLKSIFVLLSIFNFISCSKDSIKPAVDYSDVLSNSTNQVIINTYKDLNDKSKLLLIAIDQLKSNTSTGNLELARLAWRNSRIPWEQSEGFLFGPVDQQGIDPSIDSWPVNVVDLDAVMASPDVLNKTYVDALEGTLKGFHTIEYLLFGENGNKQLAEFNTRQFEYLSACTQSLNGSTQQLFDAWRTEGQNFGKNLIEAGKVSSIYPSQKSALQELVDGMITIADEVANGKINDPFVQSDILKEESRFSANSKADFADNIRSIKNIYLGSLDGSGSIAGFYTLLHQSKVSLHQKIVNQIEAAIAAIESIPGTFTTAITLNRPAIQFSQDQVRALQLTLESELKPFIDTF, encoded by the coding sequence ATGAAATATTTGAAATCTATTTTTGTCCTTCTCAGCATCTTTAATTTTATCTCTTGTTCAAAAGATTCAATTAAGCCAGCTGTTGATTATTCGGATGTACTAAGCAATTCAACAAATCAGGTTATCATAAATACTTATAAAGATTTGAATGATAAATCGAAGTTGCTATTAATTGCAATTGACCAACTTAAGAGTAATACTTCAACTGGAAATTTAGAATTGGCTAGATTAGCTTGGCGCAATTCTAGAATTCCATGGGAACAATCTGAAGGTTTTTTATTTGGTCCAGTAGATCAACAGGGGATTGATCCATCTATAGATTCATGGCCAGTCAATGTTGTTGATTTGGATGCTGTCATGGCAAGTCCAGATGTATTAAATAAAACCTATGTAGATGCATTGGAAGGAACTTTAAAAGGATTTCATACGATTGAATATTTATTGTTTGGCGAGAATGGAAATAAGCAACTTGCAGAATTTAATACCAGGCAGTTTGAATATTTAAGTGCGTGTACTCAAAGTTTAAATGGATCAACTCAACAACTTTTTGATGCCTGGCGTACAGAGGGTCAGAATTTTGGAAAAAATTTAATTGAAGCAGGAAAGGTGTCTAGCATTTATCCTTCACAAAAATCTGCTTTGCAAGAATTGGTTGATGGAATGATTACCATTGCAGATGAAGTTGCAAATGGAAAAATAAATGATCCTTTTGTACAGTCCGATATATTAAAAGAGGAAAGCCGATTTAGCGCAAATTCAAAAGCAGATTTTGCCGATAATATAAGGAGTATTAAAAATATTTATTTAGGAAGTTTAGACGGTTCTGGATCAATAGCTGGATTTTATACTTTATTACATCAATCCAAAGTAAGTTTGCATCAGAAAATAGTGAATCAAATCGAGGCAGCCATTGCTGCAATTGAATCAATTCCTGGTACATTTACAACAGCAATTACATTGAACAGGCCAGCTATACAATTTTCTCAAGATCAAGTGAGAGCTTTACAACTCACATTAGAATCTGAATTAAAACCATTTATTGATACCTTTTAG
- a CDS encoding thiol oxidoreductase: MRIFYAVAIGLLCFFSCADEDPINLEKVLAGGSTSVFAEFSNAFQFPAANLSPIELQNHRRGDVAFESSFVTAPSQINAGLGPIFNQNSCVSCHGKNGRSPFPDSENDLLGLLFRVSIPGINIHGGPKPVPGFGGQLQTKAVFGKKSEVSVKMNFIEIPGSFSDGEAYSLRKPIFNFDNAYIPLPGDVMISPRIAPPVFGLGLLEAISVEDILKHADPIDLDKDGISGKPNYCWDELSQSLQLGRFGWKAGQPNLLQQTAAAYLDDIGVTSPLFFEESSKHQIQYDGGMDDPEINNELLSLTTFYTQSLAVPVARNQDDPEVLSGSKIFDKIACGKCHVRNFKTGTHREFAFLSNQHILAFTDLLLHDMGDSLSDHRPEFEAQGNEWRTPPLWGIGLTKIVNGHSNFLHDGRARNFQEAILWHGGEANQSVLNYKNLSKKERTALLKFLNSL, from the coding sequence ATGCGAATATTTTATGCGGTAGCCATTGGATTGCTTTGTTTTTTTTCTTGTGCGGATGAGGATCCAATAAATCTAGAGAAAGTTTTGGCAGGCGGTAGTACAAGTGTGTTTGCAGAATTTAGCAATGCATTTCAATTTCCTGCTGCAAATTTGAGTCCGATAGAATTGCAAAATCACAGGCGTGGCGACGTAGCTTTTGAATCGAGTTTCGTTACAGCTCCTAGTCAAATTAATGCGGGCTTAGGGCCAATATTTAATCAGAATTCTTGTGTCAGTTGCCATGGAAAAAATGGCCGATCCCCATTTCCTGATTCTGAAAATGATTTACTTGGTTTGCTTTTTCGAGTAAGTATTCCTGGTATAAATATCCATGGAGGGCCAAAGCCTGTTCCAGGATTTGGCGGACAATTACAAACCAAAGCAGTTTTTGGGAAAAAATCTGAAGTTTCAGTTAAGATGAATTTTATCGAAATTCCAGGAAGCTTTTCAGATGGTGAAGCATATTCATTAAGAAAACCAATCTTTAATTTTGATAACGCATATATTCCTTTACCAGGAGATGTAATGATATCTCCAAGGATTGCACCTCCGGTTTTTGGCTTAGGATTATTGGAGGCAATTTCAGTGGAAGATATTTTGAAACATGCTGATCCTATAGATTTGGATAAGGATGGAATTTCGGGTAAGCCAAATTATTGTTGGGATGAACTATCTCAAAGTTTGCAATTAGGTCGATTTGGTTGGAAAGCAGGTCAGCCAAATTTATTACAACAAACAGCAGCAGCTTATTTGGATGATATTGGGGTCACAAGCCCGTTATTTTTTGAAGAGTCCTCCAAACATCAAATTCAATATGATGGTGGGATGGACGATCCGGAAATAAATAATGAACTTCTATCCTTAACAACATTCTATACGCAGTCATTAGCCGTGCCGGTTGCTCGAAATCAGGATGATCCTGAAGTCCTTTCAGGGAGTAAAATATTTGATAAAATTGCTTGCGGGAAATGCCACGTACGGAATTTTAAAACGGGAACGCATAGGGAATTTGCCTTTCTATCAAATCAGCATATTCTAGCTTTTACAGATTTATTACTGCATGATATGGGGGATTCATTATCGGATCATAGACCTGAATTTGAAGCACAAGGAAATGAATGGAGAACACCTCCTCTTTGGGGCATTGGATTGACTAAAATTGTCAATGGTCATTCCAATTTTTTACACGATGGAAGAGCGCGAAATTTTCAAGAAGCTATTCTTTGGCATGGAGGTGAAGCTAATCAATCCGTTTTAAACTACAAGAACTTATCAAAAAAAGAACGAACTGCTTTGCTTAAATTTTTAAATTCACTTTAG